One genomic region from Listeria monocytogenes encodes:
- a CDS encoding pyridoxal phosphate-dependent aminotransferase — MDLPLSKRVKGVAPSPTLAITAKAKQMKQEGIDVIGLGAGEPDFNTPQNIIDAAIESMNKGFTKYTPSSGIIELKQAIVDKLKKDQFLNYETNQIFVGTGAKHVLYSAFQTILDPGDEVIIPVPYWVTYPEQVKLAGGIPVFVETGFDADFKISAADFEKAITKKTKAIVLNSPNNPSGMCYTKEELIAIGEVAEKHQIYILSDEIYEKLYYGNKADLVSIASLSDRLYDLTIVINGVSKAYSMTGWRIGYAAANKEIIAGMSKLADHLTSNPTANAQYAALEAYVGSQEVPEKMYKAFEERMERFYPELNSIPGFKPKKPDGAFYFFIEVKEAAHKKGFQDVDAFVAALLEEAKVAVIPGSGFGMPDYIRLSYATNPDLFQEAINRIKSFMK; from the coding sequence ATGGACTTACCGTTATCAAAACGTGTCAAAGGAGTAGCCCCATCGCCTACACTTGCGATTACGGCTAAAGCAAAACAAATGAAACAAGAAGGAATTGATGTCATCGGTTTAGGTGCTGGGGAACCAGATTTCAATACGCCACAGAATATTATCGATGCAGCAATAGAGTCCATGAATAAAGGATTCACCAAATATACTCCTTCTAGTGGAATCATCGAGCTCAAACAAGCAATTGTCGACAAGCTCAAAAAAGATCAGTTCTTAAACTACGAAACAAACCAAATTTTCGTAGGAACAGGAGCTAAACATGTTCTCTACTCTGCGTTTCAAACGATTTTAGATCCAGGCGATGAAGTCATTATTCCAGTCCCGTATTGGGTAACTTATCCCGAACAAGTCAAATTAGCAGGTGGTATTCCTGTCTTTGTAGAAACTGGTTTTGACGCAGATTTTAAAATTTCAGCAGCAGATTTTGAAAAAGCTATTACGAAAAAAACAAAAGCAATCGTTTTAAATTCACCAAATAATCCTTCTGGTATGTGTTATACAAAAGAGGAGCTTATTGCTATTGGCGAAGTTGCTGAAAAACATCAAATTTATATTTTATCTGATGAAATATATGAAAAATTATACTATGGAAATAAAGCTGATTTAGTTTCTATTGCGAGTTTAAGTGACCGTTTATATGACTTAACCATTGTTATAAACGGTGTGTCTAAAGCATATTCGATGACGGGCTGGCGCATTGGTTACGCAGCCGCAAATAAAGAAATCATTGCTGGAATGAGTAAGTTAGCGGACCATTTAACAAGTAATCCGACAGCTAATGCCCAGTATGCTGCACTTGAAGCGTATGTAGGTAGTCAAGAAGTTCCAGAAAAAATGTACAAAGCTTTTGAAGAACGAATGGAACGCTTTTATCCAGAATTAAACAGTATTCCAGGATTTAAACCGAAAAAACCAGATGGCGCTTTTTATTTCTTTATTGAAGTAAAAGAAGCGGCACATAAAAAAGGTTTTCAGGATGTAGATGCTTTTGTAGCAGCTCTTTTAGAAGAAGCGAAAGTCGCAGTTATTCCAGGCTCAGGATTCGGAATGCCCGATTATATACGCCTTTCTTATGCAACAAATCCAGACTTATTCCAAGAAGCTATAAATCGAATCAAAAGTTTTATGAAATAG
- a CDS encoding DUF5590 domain-containing protein, protein MYLCENENAYRRRNSGNLEIEMSEITLRNRKPKRKIGKWIAIILGIIIVLVVAAFLYFRYAEKPVTNAETEALDRISGQVDLKTTDQFYLYNGPKEVYYVLTGKNSKNKNIIVWVPKKKSDKVYVKFASDGITEQQARDKVTKEKKPKKILHVNLGMEKETPIWEVAYLDKNDKLNYFDINFETGEWYREIENL, encoded by the coding sequence ATGTATCTATGCGAAAATGAAAATGCATATCGCCGGAGGAATTCCGGTAATTTAGAAATAGAAATGAGCGAGATTACTTTGCGAAATAGAAAACCTAAGCGTAAGATTGGCAAATGGATAGCGATTATTCTCGGCATAATTATTGTGCTTGTCGTAGCGGCTTTTCTGTACTTTAGATATGCAGAAAAACCAGTAACCAATGCAGAAACAGAAGCCTTAGACCGAATAAGTGGCCAAGTTGATTTAAAAACAACGGATCAATTTTATCTTTATAATGGTCCAAAAGAAGTGTATTACGTATTAACTGGTAAGAACAGTAAGAATAAGAATATCATTGTTTGGGTTCCAAAGAAAAAATCCGACAAAGTATATGTTAAATTCGCATCTGATGGGATTACAGAACAACAAGCACGCGATAAAGTCACAAAAGAAAAGAAACCAAAGAAAATTTTACATGTGAATTTAGGAATGGAAAAAGAAACGCCTATTTGGGAAGTTGCCTACTTAGATAAGAATGACAAGCTAAACTACTTTGACATTAACTTTGAAACAGGTGAATGGTACAGAGAGATTGAAAACTTGTAA
- the dinG gene encoding ATP-dependent DNA helicase DinG: MKQKRYIVVDLETTGNQASREDRIIQFAACFVESGKRLETYTTFLNPEKPIPAFIQELTGISPKDVKNAPLFEDVAPIIANLLEDTIFVAHNVSFDWTFLEREMTRAGISLGKMKKLDTVELARIMYPGIDSYKLQDLSDEFNLGHDKPHRADSDAEVTADLLLLLLEKLENLPLPVIRQMTTISGSLKSYLPELLFEIEMRKERENKPLNPNFVEHRGIVIRKKEVEKPTYSRADLLEFPETDEAKMALFKKAGAPLYARSGQFEMMNLVFQAMKSGKHALIEAGTGIGKSLGYFLPAIYQAKQAELPVVISTYTNLLQAQLFEKDVPLLTKLTGFKVKASLLKGRDHYLNLFKFEQLLQEVDTQYDVVVTKLKLLVWLTETTTGDIDEVNLSSGGELFWNRMKHTGWFLSEKHDPWLAHDFYKFNIKQAKNADLVIVNHALLLNDHFSGRETLPKYAFAVIDEAHHFADSARMQGSFVLSYRKLKYFLNQLGSLEKYSLLTRLAMAFPEADSLYDLDIAAMKLSDAVEELFVLLKMQLNFARKNLQEVVLVENSEKDAWNDKVYYAAEKVLYLLKESEKNMETLLEQGKLEENELGEAESAFLEEMYAFLLDWKNMVKQLEQMLHKKSPILTIYLQADKNHSISSIRLKAVLMEVEPTLGKEFFAKKESVIMTSATLTVKGKFDYLRKSLGLEEEQIMEKRIPSPFDYKENARVMIPDDMPPIKDTPIERYTAELAKYIRHIAVKTNGRMLVLFTASDMLQKTYYHMKNEKSLEEYVVLAQGVSAGSAARLTKQFQMFDKAILLGTTSFWEGIDIPGEDLSCLVIVRLPFAPMDDPYTKAQISLRKERGENAFQTYSLPEAVLRFKQGFGRLIRRESDRGIVFVFDNRVDTTKFGKAFLESIPSAPILKGKQADLLEEVSEFFKEG; encoded by the coding sequence ATGAAACAGAAACGCTATATAGTCGTCGATTTAGAAACAACAGGAAATCAAGCTTCACGAGAGGACCGGATTATCCAGTTCGCTGCTTGCTTTGTTGAATCAGGAAAACGTCTGGAAACATACACGACATTTTTAAATCCAGAAAAACCGATTCCTGCCTTTATTCAAGAATTAACGGGAATTTCTCCAAAAGATGTTAAAAATGCCCCACTGTTTGAAGATGTCGCACCGATTATCGCAAATTTATTAGAAGATACTATTTTTGTAGCACATAATGTATCGTTTGACTGGACGTTTTTAGAACGAGAAATGACACGTGCTGGAATTTCACTTGGCAAAATGAAAAAACTTGATACGGTGGAGTTAGCTAGAATTATGTATCCTGGCATTGATAGTTATAAATTACAAGATTTATCGGATGAATTTAATCTTGGGCATGATAAGCCTCACCGTGCGGATAGTGATGCGGAAGTGACAGCAGATTTACTACTTCTCCTCTTAGAAAAGCTAGAAAATTTACCATTACCTGTCATTCGTCAAATGACAACGATTTCTGGTAGCCTAAAAAGCTATTTACCAGAGCTCTTATTTGAAATTGAAATGCGCAAAGAGCGAGAAAACAAGCCACTTAATCCTAATTTTGTTGAACATCGCGGGATTGTTATTCGTAAAAAAGAAGTCGAAAAGCCAACTTACAGTAGGGCAGATTTACTTGAATTTCCTGAAACGGACGAAGCCAAAATGGCGCTATTCAAAAAAGCTGGAGCACCACTTTATGCAAGAAGTGGTCAATTTGAAATGATGAATCTGGTTTTCCAAGCGATGAAATCAGGAAAACATGCCTTGATTGAAGCGGGGACAGGGATTGGAAAATCGCTAGGTTACTTTTTGCCAGCTATTTACCAAGCAAAACAAGCCGAATTACCGGTAGTTATTAGTACATATACTAATTTGCTTCAAGCTCAATTGTTCGAAAAAGATGTACCACTTTTAACGAAATTAACTGGATTTAAAGTGAAAGCCAGTTTGCTAAAAGGGCGCGATCATTATTTGAATTTGTTTAAATTTGAGCAGTTGCTTCAAGAAGTTGATACACAATACGATGTGGTTGTTACGAAGCTTAAATTGCTCGTATGGCTGACGGAAACAACGACAGGTGATATTGATGAAGTGAACTTATCAAGTGGTGGGGAACTATTTTGGAATCGAATGAAGCACACGGGGTGGTTTTTATCTGAAAAGCATGACCCATGGCTCGCGCACGATTTCTATAAATTCAACATCAAACAAGCAAAAAATGCGGATTTAGTAATTGTCAATCACGCACTACTCTTAAATGATCATTTTTCGGGTAGAGAAACATTGCCCAAATATGCTTTTGCAGTAATTGATGAGGCGCATCATTTTGCGGATAGTGCTCGAATGCAAGGTAGCTTTGTTCTTTCTTATCGAAAATTAAAGTACTTTTTAAATCAGCTAGGCTCTTTAGAAAAATATTCCCTTCTCACAAGGCTTGCAATGGCTTTTCCAGAAGCAGACAGTTTATATGATTTAGATATTGCGGCGATGAAGTTAAGTGATGCGGTGGAAGAGCTTTTCGTCCTCCTGAAAATGCAGTTAAACTTCGCACGTAAAAATTTGCAAGAAGTTGTCTTAGTAGAAAATAGCGAAAAAGATGCTTGGAATGACAAGGTTTATTATGCAGCTGAGAAAGTACTTTATTTGTTAAAAGAGTCAGAGAAAAATATGGAAACATTGCTAGAGCAAGGAAAATTGGAGGAAAATGAACTAGGTGAAGCAGAGAGCGCCTTTTTGGAAGAAATGTATGCTTTTTTACTTGATTGGAAGAATATGGTAAAACAACTGGAGCAAATGCTGCATAAGAAGTCGCCTATTTTGACTATTTATTTACAAGCTGACAAAAACCATTCTATTTCTAGCATTCGTTTAAAAGCTGTGCTGATGGAAGTAGAGCCGACGCTTGGAAAAGAATTTTTTGCTAAAAAAGAGAGCGTCATCATGACTTCAGCAACTTTAACTGTAAAAGGAAAATTCGATTATTTACGAAAAAGTCTCGGTCTAGAAGAAGAACAAATTATGGAAAAACGCATTCCTTCACCGTTTGATTATAAAGAAAATGCACGGGTGATGATTCCAGATGATATGCCACCAATTAAAGATACGCCAATCGAGCGATACACAGCGGAACTAGCAAAATATATTCGGCACATAGCAGTGAAAACAAATGGACGTATGCTCGTTCTTTTCACCGCCTCCGATATGCTACAAAAAACGTATTATCACATGAAAAATGAGAAATCATTAGAAGAATACGTCGTTCTAGCTCAAGGAGTTTCAGCGGGAAGCGCCGCACGACTGACAAAGCAATTTCAAATGTTTGATAAGGCTATTTTGCTTGGTACGACCAGCTTTTGGGAAGGAATTGATATTCCAGGAGAAGACTTGTCTTGTCTAGTTATTGTGAGATTACCATTCGCGCCGATGGATGATCCTTATACAAAAGCACAAATATCCCTTCGCAAAGAACGCGGGGAAAATGCATTCCAAACCTATTCTCTGCCAGAAGCTGTACTGCGATTTAAGCAAGGTTTTGGTCGATTAATTAGAAGAGAATCCGACCGCGGAATCGTATTTGTCTTTGATAATCGAGTAGATACGACAAAATTTGGAAAAGCATTTTTGGAATCAATTCCAAGCGCACCAATTTTGAAAGGCAAACAGGCTGATTTATTAGAAGAAGTGAGTGAATTCTTTAAGGAAGGTTAA
- the panD gene encoding aspartate 1-decarboxylase, whose protein sequence is MFRTMMNGKIHRATVTEANLNYVGSITIDSAILEAVDMLPNEKVQIVNNNNGARIETYIIPGEPGSGVICLNGAAARHVQVGDVVIIMSYGMFTDEEAKTHEPKIVVLDEKNHIEMILPEEKAHTTL, encoded by the coding sequence ATGTTTAGAACAATGATGAATGGCAAAATTCACCGAGCGACTGTAACAGAAGCCAATCTGAATTATGTTGGAAGTATTACGATTGATTCTGCTATTTTAGAAGCGGTGGATATGCTTCCAAACGAAAAAGTTCAAATTGTAAATAATAATAACGGTGCTAGAATTGAAACCTATATTATCCCAGGTGAGCCGGGAAGCGGTGTGATTTGTCTAAACGGAGCTGCAGCTAGACACGTCCAAGTCGGCGATGTAGTAATTATTATGAGTTACGGAATGTTTACTGACGAAGAAGCGAAAACACATGAACCCAAAATAGTCGTTTTAGATGAAAAAAATCATATTGAAATGATTCTTCCAGAAGAAAAAGCACATACGACTTTATAA
- the panC gene encoding pantoate--beta-alanine ligase: protein MLIIRNKQELKEVILKQKQANKTIGFVPTMGFLHEGHMTLVSHARKESDFVVMSVFVNPTQFGPNEDFDAYPRDEAHDAKLAEEGGVDILFVPTVEEIYPTELSTKLHVDKRVSVLDGADREGHFDGVVTVLTKLFHLVSPDNAYFGQKDAQQVAVVSGLVEDYFFPVNLRIIATVREADGLAKSSRNVYLTEKERKEAPVIHEALQLGRKLIESGETNQAKIVQMMTEKINEQTSHELIAYLAIYSYPEFTPVTDWSKGIIIAAAVKYSKARLIDNELINVKRR, encoded by the coding sequence ATGTTAATCATTCGGAATAAACAAGAGCTTAAAGAAGTTATTTTAAAACAAAAACAAGCGAATAAAACAATTGGTTTCGTACCGACTATGGGCTTTTTACATGAAGGACATATGACTCTTGTCAGCCATGCGAGAAAAGAGTCAGATTTTGTTGTGATGAGTGTTTTCGTCAATCCCACTCAGTTTGGACCAAATGAAGACTTCGATGCCTATCCAAGAGATGAAGCACACGATGCGAAGCTTGCAGAAGAAGGTGGCGTGGATATTTTATTTGTACCCACAGTAGAAGAAATCTATCCAACAGAATTATCAACTAAATTACATGTGGACAAACGGGTATCTGTACTTGATGGTGCTGATCGTGAAGGTCATTTCGACGGAGTAGTAACGGTTTTAACGAAGCTGTTTCACTTAGTTAGCCCCGATAATGCTTACTTTGGTCAAAAAGATGCCCAACAAGTAGCCGTTGTTTCAGGTTTAGTAGAAGACTACTTTTTCCCTGTGAATTTACGAATCATTGCGACTGTTAGAGAAGCAGATGGACTTGCCAAAAGTTCACGAAATGTCTATCTAACAGAAAAAGAGCGAAAAGAAGCGCCAGTGATTCACGAAGCTTTACAACTAGGAAGAAAACTTATTGAATCTGGTGAAACAAATCAGGCGAAAATTGTTCAGATGATGACAGAAAAAATAAATGAGCAAACATCCCATGAGCTTATTGCTTACTTGGCTATCTACTCCTATCCTGAATTTACACCAGTAACTGACTGGTCTAAAGGGATAATTATTGCAGCGGCAGTAAAATATTCGAAAGCTCGTTTAATTGATAATGAATTAATAAATGTGAAGAGGCGGTAA
- the panB gene encoding 3-methyl-2-oxobutanoate hydroxymethyltransferase — MKRPVDFFAMKENGEKITMITAYDYPSAKNVEQAEADMILVGDSLGMVVLGYDSTVPVTIDDMIHHTKAVKRGATDTFIVTDMPFMTYHGSVNETIQNARKIIQESGAHAVKLEGAGEVVNKIARLTEAGAPVVAHLGLTPQSVGLTGSYKVRAKSAQEAQELMDNALAVEAAGAIAIVLEAIPRQLAEKVSKALSIPTIGIGAGLETDGQVLVYHDIIGYGISRRAKFVKAYADIDETIEPALASYVKEVKAETFPEVKHSFTMAEEDLKGLYGRE, encoded by the coding sequence ATGAAAAGACCAGTAGACTTTTTTGCTATGAAGGAAAACGGAGAGAAAATCACGATGATCACCGCTTATGACTATCCTTCTGCTAAGAATGTAGAACAAGCAGAAGCAGATATGATTTTAGTCGGAGATTCACTCGGAATGGTAGTATTAGGCTACGATTCAACCGTACCAGTTACAATCGATGATATGATTCATCATACAAAAGCCGTTAAGCGAGGTGCCACAGACACATTTATTGTCACTGACATGCCGTTTATGACTTACCATGGTTCAGTGAATGAAACAATCCAAAATGCACGTAAAATTATTCAAGAAAGTGGCGCTCATGCAGTGAAATTAGAAGGAGCAGGAGAAGTCGTTAACAAAATTGCTCGTTTAACCGAAGCAGGTGCTCCAGTTGTCGCTCATCTTGGCTTAACACCCCAAAGTGTTGGTTTAACTGGAAGCTATAAAGTACGCGCTAAATCTGCCCAAGAAGCACAAGAGTTAATGGATAATGCATTAGCTGTAGAAGCAGCTGGAGCTATTGCAATCGTGCTTGAAGCAATACCTCGCCAATTAGCTGAAAAGGTAAGTAAAGCACTTTCAATTCCTACAATTGGTATTGGAGCAGGTTTAGAAACAGATGGACAAGTACTCGTTTACCACGATATTATCGGTTATGGAATCAGCCGCCGTGCAAAATTTGTAAAAGCTTATGCAGATATTGACGAGACAATCGAACCAGCACTCGCAAGCTATGTAAAAGAAGTGAAAGCCGAGACATTTCCAGAAGTGAAACATAGCTTTACAATGGCCGAAGAAGACTTAAAAGGCCTCTATGGAAGGGAATAG
- a CDS encoding thioredoxin family protein, translating into MKKIVLLLALITVVLTVGACSDNKKETEEKANKTEEESATFLTTISTKDFKQKMADKTTGFVYVGRPTCEDCQAFQPILKKELKKRQPDQKMAYYNTDKASEKSRDNMIALLEKMDIDSVPTMVYLKDGKVASTYAATDEPAKLTNWMNKVSGEVSE; encoded by the coding sequence ATGAAAAAAATAGTATTACTATTAGCGCTAATTACCGTAGTTCTTACCGTAGGGGCATGTAGCGATAATAAAAAAGAAACCGAAGAGAAAGCGAATAAAACGGAAGAAGAAAGCGCAACTTTTTTAACTACCATTTCCACCAAAGATTTTAAGCAAAAAATGGCCGATAAAACAACTGGCTTTGTTTACGTTGGGCGTCCGACCTGTGAAGATTGCCAAGCATTTCAGCCTATTTTAAAAAAAGAACTTAAAAAAAGACAACCAGACCAAAAAATGGCTTATTATAACACAGATAAAGCTTCCGAAAAGAGTCGCGATAATATGATTGCCCTTTTAGAAAAGATGGACATCGATTCTGTCCCAACGATGGTTTATTTGAAAGATGGAAAAGTAGCATCCACCTATGCAGCAACGGATGAGCCTGCAAAATTAACGAATTGGATGAATAAAGTAAGTGGAGAGGTTTCAGAGTAG
- a CDS encoding biotin--[acetyl-CoA-carboxylase] ligase → MKNNREKLLALFTESDGTYLSGQEIADSLGCSRTAVWKQMEALRKEGFEIEAVRNRGYRLSATAEQYTKDALLLGLETKFIGQHLEVHESVNSTQIIAHQQIETSPEGTVIVADEQTAGKGRLLRPWSSKKGEGIWMSVILKPQIPIQKVPQFTFIASLAITEAIENITKLEPKIKWPNDIYIGKRKICGVLTEMQAEAETIHAVIIGMGINVNQQEFPEEIKDKASSLKLELGESVSRKALLQEILTSLEKYYELFLDKGFAPIKLLWETKAIPFGEKLTASTTKGKIHGQVKGISDEGVLLLQDTLGEVHSIYSADILLDNEK, encoded by the coding sequence ATGAAGAATAATCGGGAAAAATTGCTTGCTTTATTTACAGAAAGTGATGGCACTTATTTATCGGGGCAAGAAATTGCGGATAGTCTAGGATGCTCACGCACAGCAGTTTGGAAGCAGATGGAAGCCCTCCGTAAAGAAGGATTTGAAATCGAAGCAGTTAGAAACCGTGGTTACCGTTTATCTGCAACTGCGGAACAGTACACGAAAGATGCGCTACTACTCGGTTTAGAAACCAAATTTATCGGCCAGCACTTGGAAGTCCATGAATCAGTTAACTCTACGCAAATCATTGCTCACCAACAGATCGAAACAAGCCCTGAAGGAACTGTTATCGTTGCCGATGAGCAAACAGCTGGAAAAGGTCGCTTACTACGCCCCTGGAGTTCAAAAAAAGGGGAAGGTATTTGGATGAGTGTAATTTTAAAACCACAAATCCCTATTCAAAAAGTACCACAGTTTACGTTTATCGCCTCACTCGCAATCACAGAAGCAATTGAAAATATCACAAAGCTCGAACCAAAAATCAAATGGCCGAATGATATTTACATCGGAAAACGAAAAATCTGTGGTGTATTAACAGAAATGCAAGCGGAGGCAGAAACGATTCATGCAGTGATTATCGGAATGGGAATCAATGTCAATCAACAGGAATTCCCAGAAGAAATCAAGGATAAAGCCAGTTCACTTAAACTAGAATTAGGCGAGAGCGTCTCAAGAAAAGCTTTACTACAAGAAATCCTCACTTCTTTAGAAAAATATTATGAGCTTTTTCTAGATAAAGGATTCGCACCGATAAAATTGCTATGGGAAACAAAAGCCATACCGTTTGGAGAGAAATTAACTGCCAGCACCACGAAAGGCAAAATTCACGGACAAGTAAAAGGCATTTCTGATGAGGGCGTACTTTTACTCCAAGACACACTTGGTGAAGTGCATTCAATCTATTCTGCAGATATTTTGCTAGATAATGAAAAATAA
- a CDS encoding CCA tRNA nucleotidyltransferase: protein MNDVFLKALPVLQKLTTAGFEAYFVGGSVRDYLLNRTISDVDIATSAFPEEVKEIFQSTYDTGIAHGTVTVRENNEFYEVTTFRTEGTYEDFRRPSEVKFIRSLEEDLQRRDFTMNAIAMDEHFALHDPFSGQEAIKNKAIKAVGKASERFHEDALRMMRGVRFLSQLDFQLDSETEKALESQIGLLQHTSVERITVEWLKMIKGPAIRRAMDLLLKVEMETYLPGLKGEKKALTEFGSWDWGKRTTDDAIWLGLVVTVQPNNVNAFLKAWKLPNNTIQLVSKAYQYALKMKETWLAEELYHAGKAVFSLVNELNIIRGKENNQHKLSQAYEALPIHSKKDLAITGADLLKWSGESAGPWVKETLDKLECGVLSNEINNEKNQIKRWLGYHEE, encoded by the coding sequence ATGAATGACGTTTTCCTAAAAGCGCTTCCTGTATTGCAAAAATTAACTACAGCGGGTTTTGAAGCGTATTTTGTTGGCGGGTCTGTCAGAGATTACTTGCTAAATAGAACGATTTCCGATGTGGACATTGCAACTAGTGCTTTTCCAGAAGAAGTAAAGGAGATTTTTCAATCCACTTATGATACTGGAATTGCGCATGGAACAGTTACAGTTAGAGAAAATAATGAATTTTATGAAGTGACTACATTTCGAACAGAAGGAACGTATGAAGATTTCAGACGCCCGAGCGAAGTGAAATTTATTCGTTCGCTAGAAGAAGATTTACAACGTCGTGACTTCACGATGAATGCGATTGCGATGGACGAACATTTCGCTTTACACGATCCGTTTTCTGGACAAGAAGCAATTAAAAACAAAGCAATCAAAGCAGTTGGCAAAGCTTCCGAGCGTTTTCATGAAGATGCGCTTAGAATGATGCGAGGAGTCCGCTTTCTGAGTCAACTGGATTTTCAATTAGATAGTGAAACAGAGAAAGCTTTAGAAAGCCAGATTGGCTTATTACAGCATACTTCTGTTGAGAGAATTACGGTCGAATGGTTAAAAATGATTAAAGGTCCAGCAATAAGAAGAGCGATGGACCTACTTTTAAAAGTGGAAATGGAAACCTATCTGCCAGGTTTAAAAGGAGAAAAAAAAGCTCTAACTGAATTTGGTAGTTGGGATTGGGGAAAACGGACAACTGATGATGCGATTTGGCTCGGGCTTGTCGTTACTGTTCAACCAAATAATGTTAACGCATTTCTAAAAGCATGGAAATTACCCAATAATACAATTCAACTAGTGAGTAAAGCGTATCAATATGCGCTAAAAATGAAAGAGACATGGCTAGCGGAAGAACTTTATCATGCTGGCAAGGCAGTTTTCTCACTAGTAAATGAACTAAATATTATTCGAGGGAAAGAAAACAACCAACATAAACTAAGTCAAGCTTATGAGGCGTTACCAATTCACTCCAAGAAAGACTTAGCCATTACCGGAGCAGATTTATTAAAATGGTCCGGAGAAAGCGCTGGTCCTTGGGTAAAAGAGACGCTTGATAAATTGGAATGCGGCGTCCTTTCCAATGAAATAAACAATGAAAAAAATCAGATTAAAAGGTGGCTAGGCTATCATGAAGAATAA
- the mgsA gene encoding methylglyoxal synthase: MHIALIAHDEKKDLMVGFATAYKHLLEPHQLYATGTTGLRIIEATGLTVHRFKSGPLGGDQQIGARISENKMDLVIFLRDPLTAQPHEPDVTALIRLCDVYEIPLATNIGTAEILIRGLGAGFLDWRDLRRNDE; the protein is encoded by the coding sequence ATGCATATCGCATTAATCGCGCACGATGAAAAGAAGGATTTGATGGTTGGATTTGCAACTGCGTATAAACATTTGCTCGAACCACATCAATTGTATGCAACCGGGACTACAGGTTTACGGATTATCGAAGCAACTGGTTTAACGGTGCATCGTTTTAAATCTGGACCGCTTGGTGGCGATCAACAAATTGGTGCGCGCATTTCGGAAAATAAAATGGACTTAGTTATTTTCTTGCGTGACCCGCTGACTGCTCAGCCACATGAACCAGATGTGACGGCGCTTATTCGATTATGCGATGTATACGAAATTCCTTTAGCGACTAATATTGGCACAGCAGAAATTTTAATTCGTGGTTTAGGAGCTGGTTTCTTAGATTGGCGGGATTTAAGAAGGAATGATGAATAA
- the dapB gene encoding 4-hydroxy-tetrahydrodipicolinate reductase, which yields MRVAVSGFKGRMGHEVVKTVLREADLELVAVLDHEPKEKNINEMVEFSSLDVPVFGNLSEMLEEIKPDCVVDFTTPKVGYSNTKTILEHGVRAVVGTTGFTPEQISELRTIAESKKIGALIAPNFAVGAVLMMQFAQKAAKYFPNVEIIELHHDNKLDAPSGTGVKTAEMMAETREFVKQGAADEVELIEGARGAEFEGMRIHSVRLPGLVAHQEVIFGAEGQGLTIRHDSYDRISFMSGVALSVRKTKELETLIYGLENILD from the coding sequence ATGAGAGTAGCGGTATCAGGATTTAAAGGAAGAATGGGACACGAGGTTGTCAAAACTGTTTTAAGAGAAGCAGATTTAGAGTTAGTAGCTGTACTTGACCATGAACCAAAAGAAAAAAATATAAATGAAATGGTGGAATTTAGCTCGTTAGATGTACCTGTTTTTGGTAATTTAAGCGAGATGTTGGAAGAAATAAAACCAGATTGCGTCGTTGATTTTACGACTCCTAAAGTAGGGTATAGTAACACGAAAACAATTTTAGAGCACGGCGTACGCGCGGTCGTTGGTACAACAGGTTTTACACCAGAACAAATTAGCGAACTAAGAACGATTGCAGAGTCGAAAAAAATCGGGGCTTTAATTGCGCCAAACTTTGCTGTAGGTGCTGTTTTAATGATGCAATTTGCGCAAAAAGCAGCTAAGTATTTTCCAAATGTCGAAATTATTGAGTTACATCATGATAATAAATTAGATGCTCCAAGTGGTACCGGTGTTAAAACTGCGGAAATGATGGCGGAAACGCGTGAATTCGTTAAACAAGGTGCAGCAGATGAAGTAGAACTTATTGAAGGTGCTAGAGGCGCAGAATTTGAGGGCATGCGAATTCATAGTGTGCGTTTACCTGGACTCGTAGCACATCAAGAAGTGATTTTTGGAGCAGAGGGACAAGGATTAACAATTCGCCACGACTCTTATGACCGAATTTCCTTTATGTCTGGCGTGGCTCTTTCTGTTCGTAAAACGAAAGAACTAGAAACACTTATTTATGGCTTAGAAAATATTTTAGACTAA